One genomic window of Rhinatrema bivittatum unplaced genomic scaffold, aRhiBiv1.1, whole genome shotgun sequence includes the following:
- the LOC115082558 gene encoding oocyte zinc finger protein XlCOF6-like, translating to MKENYETLSSLANDEISPDIKKEENQEECPMKLGLIQRESGKSCPNVSQGTERRNTRNSQQESEKKQRDPGGDSPAGVTECERTDRELTDIPEHQTHLRAESHFQNNNSNYLTSDLRPSNRKEKKSYVSETCGKNFGRKSNFILHQKSHAVKIPFPCTEGGKSFRQRSNLKVHLRMHTKERDIPSSDSSKSIMHKDALAQNQEMHTREKPFSCSECGNSFIYKSKLIWHQKIHTGERPFSCTKCGKSFNRKHNLSQHQKIHTGEGPFSCTECGKYFVMKTYLSQHQKIHTDHKPFICNECGKSFIAKYLLISHKRIHTEERPFSCTKCGKCFIRKGYLSQHQKIHTGNKPFTCSECGKSFIHKSKLILHQKIHTGERPFSCTKCGKCFIRQGDLSKHQNIHIGNKPFICSECGKSFINTSKLILHQKIHTGERPFSCTKCGKCFRSKAGLSRHQKIHTGNKPFSCAECGKSFIKKSKLILHQKIHTGERPFSCTKCGKCFRSKAGLSRHQKIHTGNKPFSCTECGESFFQKRKFMRHQDIHDCKRFIRVTLCAKEIHLETLSHDKPFSCSECEKSFIAKYLLIAHQRIHTGERPFSCTKCGKSFIRKDNLSQHQKIHTGERPFACTECSKSFIYKSDLRQHQKVHTGEKPFSCSECEKSFIRKDMLILHQRKHTGERPFSCSECEKSFSRRNKLISHQRRHTGARPIICSKCGKTFSSKRVLRKHEKLHTDKSFCGEGEKQKNGIVDRSVTNQ from the exons atgaaggagaattacgAGACCCTGAGCTCCCTGG CAAATGATGAGATCTCACCAGATATAAAAAAGGAGGAGAATCAAGAAGAATGTCCTATGAAACTGGGACTGATCCAAAGGGAATCAGGAAAATCCTGTCCTAATGTTTCCCAGGGGACTGAGAGGAGAAACACAAGGAATAGTCAGCAGGAGTcagagaagaagcagagagaccctGGAGGAGACTCACCAGCTGGAGTTACTGAGTGTGAGAGAACTGACAGGGAGCTCACAGACATCCCTGAGCATCAGACACACCTGAGAGCAGAGTCACACTTCCAAAATAATAACAGTAATTACCTGACTTCTGACCTACGTCCGAGCAATAGGAAAGAGAAGAAATCCTATGTGAGTGAAACCTGTGGAAAAAACTTTGGTAGGAAATCAAATTTTATATTACACCAGAAATCCCATGCCGTGAAGATACCATTTCCATGCACTGAAGGTGGGAAAAGTTTCAGACAGAGAAGCAATCTAAAAGTACACCTGAGAATGCACACAAAAGAGAGAGACATTCCATCTAGTGACAGCAGCAAAAGTATCATGCACAAGGATGCCCTAGCACAAAATCAAGAAATGCACACAAGGGAGAAACCATTTTCTTGTTCTGAATGTGGCAATAGCTTCATTTATAAGTCTAAACTAATATGGCATCaaaaaatccacacaggggagagaccattctcatgtactaaaTGTGGAAAAAGTTTCAATAGGAAGCACAACCTctcccaacaccagaaaatccacacaggagaaggaccattctcatgtactgagtgtggaaaATATTTTGTTATGAAGACATATCTGTCACAACATCAAAAAATCCATACAGATCACAAACCATTCATATGTAAtgagtgtgggaaaagcttcattgCTAAGTATTTGCTAATATCTCACAAGAGAATCCACACAgaagagagaccattctcatgtactaaatgtggaaaatgctttattaggaagggatacctctcacaacatcagaaaatacacacaggcaacaaaccatttacatgttctgaatgtgggaaaagcttcattcATAAGTCTAAACTAATATTGCATcaaaaaatccacacaggagagagaccattctcatgtactaaatgtggaaaatgtttcattagGCAGGGAGACCTCtcaaaacatcagaatatacacATAGGCAACAAACCCTTTATATGTTCCGAATGTGGGAAAAGTTTCATTAACACGTCTAAATTAATAttgcaccagaaaatccacacaggagagagaccattctcatgtaccaAATGTGGCAAATGTTTCCGTAGCAAGGCAGGCCTCTCAcgacaccagaaaatccacacaggcaACAAACCATTTTCATGTGCTGAGTGTGGGAAAAGTTTCATTAAGAAGTCTAAACTAATATTGCATcaaaaaatccacacaggagagagaccattctcatgtactaaaTGCGGCAAATGTTTCCGTAGCAAGGCAGGCCTCTCAcgacaccagaaaatccacacaggcaacaaaccattttcatgtactgagtgtggagAAAGCTTCTTCCAGAAGAGAAAGTTCATGAGACACCAAGATATACACGATTGTAAGAGATTCATTCGAGTGACATTATGTGCAAAAGAAATCCATTTGGAGACGTTGTCCCATGATAAACCATTTTCTTGTtcagaatgtgagaaaagctttATTGCTAAGTATTTGCTAATAGCTCAccaaagaatccacacaggagagagaccattttcatgtactAAATGTGGAAAAAGCTTCATTAGGAAGGACAACCTCtcacaacaccagaaaatccacacaggagaaagaccatttgcatgtactgaatgTAGTAAAAGCTTTATTTACAAATCAGACCTCAGGCAACACCAAAAAGtacacactggtgagaaaccattttcatgttctgaatgtgagaaaagctttATTCGTAAGGATATGCTAATATTACACCAAAGAAAACACACTggtgagagaccattttcatgttctgaatgtgagaaaagctttAGTCGTAGGAATAAGCTAATATCACACCAGAGAAGACACACTGGTGCAAGACCAATTATATGTTCTAAGTGTGGTAAAACTTTTTCCTCTAAAAGAGTCCTCAGAAAACATGAAAAACTGCACACTGATAAGAGTTTttgtggtgaaggagaaaaacagaagaATGGCATTGTTGATAGAAGTGTCACTAACCAGTGA